CTCTCCTCatctgctcctctcctctgctgcagtTCTTTGCCACTCTACTTTATGCTCAAGAGGACGAACATGTTGGACTCTTTGGATATCTTCCTCGAGATATCCTAGTTGCAGTGCGGCGGGCGGCACAAAAGGTGAGAGCCTAATGCAAGCAAGGAGATTTGTGCCAGGTGAGGTTTGCCAGAGCTTAGCCCAGACACTTGGAATGGAAGGCCTGCCCTTCAGGCCGCTGTGGGAGAAAAtctggctcccagcagctgcacagaggcTCTGGCGCAGGAGCCCCCCTCCTTACACCAGACAACTCTGTGGGCTGAGACCCAGCAGTGGCCACATCCTGCGCCCTGCCcggagccctggggctgcctggggaggccccgaggctgctgctgatggggttGCTTGGCTCTTTCCAGCGCTGCTGCGTCTGTGGCCAGAGCGGGGCAACCATCATGTGCTGCATGGAGGACTGTGACAGATGGTTCCACCTGCCCTGTGCCAAGGAGGGCGGCTGCGTCACACAGTATATTCCATATTACAGGTACAACCTCCCCACTCCTGGTCACCCCTGGCAGAAGATCCAACATTTCTCACTTTGCCCATGcattttcctccagctcctaCTGCCCTGAGCACCGTCCAGAGCAGAATGTGGAGGCAACTCCAGAGCCGGACACCAATTGCCTCATCTGCTTGGAGCCTGTGGAGGATAGAAAGACTTTCAGAACCTTGGTGTGCCCAGTGTGCAAAGGGGCCTGGTTCCACAGGGACTGCATCCAGGTAGGagccctcccctcagccccagggcacagcaggtgCTCAGCATCACCAGGGCCTTGCTCACCCTGCTTCTGTttgccctgcagggacaggccatgcGTGAGGGTCTTTTATATTTCCGGTGCCCCTATTGCAGAGTCGAGGAGGCATTCCTTGTCGAAATGTTCGCCCTGGGGATCCGAATCCCCTTCAGGTTGGTGTCCTTCTGCCTGCCTCACAAGACAGGAGGTGCAAGGTCTGTGCTGTGTCAGGCCCTTCCCCACcagtcctggccctgccctgtcccGTGAGTCTGGGCTTCAGCTTCACGCACGCCTTGGAAAAGTAcgggaggaagagcagggaacACCTGTACCTCCGTGAGGGGAGGGCAGCAGTAACTAATCAGCTTTTCCGTTCTCCATCAGACTGCCAACATGGGAGGACAACGATGCCTTCGCGGATCTAGGAGAGAGGCACAGCAGGTGCAATGCCAGGGATTGCCTTTACCcgggaggcagggaggaggcagaggaagagggGTAAGTTGGGGAGCTGCACCTGAGGCTCTGCAGGGTACCCGTGTCACTTCAAGGGCTCAAAGAGGAAAGAACTAGAAGAGCTTGGCTGGACAATCACTTTGTCCTCAGTGCCATAAACCTAGTTGCTTCCCCAGGCCCTGGGAACTGCTCCTGtgctcctcctgtgctgctgagggcACCCACAGGCGCTGCTCCGGCCTGAGAAACAGCGTACAGAGCTGGGAGTGtgacagctgtgctggtgttGAAACGGGTATGAGGCAAAGCACCCgatgtccctgggctgggtgcagtgcccaggctgggcctgGCAGAGCCCGTCTGCTCCTGAAGGGCTGGGGTTCTGCTCTGGCCAGGCTTGCCTTGGGCCTGGGTGGTCTTTGACATTCCTGCTTGTCCTTACAGCCTCCAGAGATGAGCCAGAGCTCAGTGGCCCCAGCCTGACCAGTCAGTCAGGACTGGAGcctgctcacagctcagcagaATCTGAGGccatcagccccagctcccgCGGCCCGGTGCCATCGGGGCTGGGTCCCCAGGCTTCATCCGCAGagaccagcagcacagcacgGCAGCAGTCTCTGCCATCTCCCTCGCTGgacaccagcagccccagcacaccaAGGTCATTGTacagcagcatccctgagccTGAGGACAGGGGCCATTCCAGACATGCTGGGCCCGGCCGCAGGCGCACCCGCTCCCGCCAGGAAGGTCGGGCCTCCAATGGACCAGTCCAATCGAGGAGTCGCTGTGACAGGCGCTGCAGGACAAGACCAAGGACTGAGAGGCCCAGGCGAAGGGAGACACCTTCACAGGCATCCCCCAGacgcagccgctcccgccagcaACACCGGGCCCTAAGTCCACCTGTCCGGTCCAGGAGTCGCCGTGACAGAAGCCACAGGACAGCAACAAGGACAGAGGGGCCCAGGCAAAGGGAGACACCGTCAGGGACGTCCCCCAGACGCAGCCGCTGCCGTCCGCAGCACCGGGCCTCGAATCAACCTCTCTGGTCCAGGAGTCgccaggacaggagcaggaggagagcagcaagtGCTGAGAGGCCCAGGCGCACGGGGACACCATCAGGGAGGTCCCGCAGAGGCAACCGCTCCCGCCAGCGGCGTCGAGCCTCAACTGGGACCTCCAACAGCAGCACGTAGCCTCGTCTTTTCTTTCTAGTCCATCTGTTCGCTGCCGGAAGTGAAGGTGAGAACGGTCCATACAGGGACCTTGAGATTTGTAGGTCTGTGAGAAAACTGTATTAGCTCTTGACATTTCTACTGGCAGGAAAGTAGTCTTGTGCTAAATCCCTTGACTTCTGTCTTACCATTTATTAAGTGAAAAGTCACTTAAATGATGTGGCTAATGAAAAAGGACTTTAGTTCTGGCCTTTTGACGCCAAGCTGAGATGTTTCCCCACTGCTCACTCTTGAAAGTGAACCTCTCCTTAATGGGCTTGGATACGGTTAGGGAGACGTTCAGAGCAAGGTGGCTCTTAGGGAAGCTGTCTTTGGAAAGGACGTGCGCTGTTTTGCTATCAttgaaaaatctcatttcagtaaagccaaaaggaagaagaaagaagagagtgAGACACTGCCTCAAGTGTCTGAAGAAATCCATTACTGTATTGCTGATGATTTAAAAGACTTGTTTGGAGCTTCAaagaacaaaccagaaaagaCTGTGGAAATACCCTGGGACAAAGAGGATGCACAGGACTCTGCCCCAGATGACCATTTGGGACTTTTGCCCAAGAACAAGGCAGCTCAGGAGTCGAGCGCTTTCAAGTTTTCCTTCTTTGGAGACACAGAGGAGTCGGGCATCAAAGAAGGTAACAGAAGAACCCTTCTCACAGTGCCATTTCTAAGGAAGAGCTTCTGGCAGGCACTGTAGAGCACTGTGGTGTAAAGAAGGTCAGGACGCAGAggattttcagcagcagaaatcaGTAATTAGGCTGAAGCATTTTGATCTTCATTCCTGCTTGCCAAGGCAGTGGTAGATTAATGAGTGGTAAGTCATGCTTGCATCTCAGGAATTCTGAAAGGCGTGCTTTCAGAAGGCATTGGGGTTTTTGCTAAGTGGTTAAAAAGCTTGTTGTCATGCCCTGAATCTCTCAAACAGGGAGAAAGGTGACACACCAGTCATATCAAGTTTCAGAGAACCCAAcaagattttaaaggaaatgtgtGTTAATTTAGAGGGAGGAGCAAAAGCCTGGAGTTGACCAGGAGATCCATGGACATTCTGCTTGTTACTGAATTCAATTCTTGGACCTATAGAAGAAGGAACCTGAATGACACGTGATGGTTGGGATGTTCTAACTGTAGATAAAATGAGGCCTTATAGAAAGAAGACGAAACAACATTAAATCGAGTCACAGTGCtgtaggagagaaaagaaaccgTGTGAAGTtatccaaaatatttaaaaaaacctatgCAAAACCACAAAGCAACGAGCCCCCCACACTTGTGCTGAATTCAAAAGGTACTCAGTGTCTTCTGAATGCAACGATACATTCATTAGAATACAGCAGAGATCCCgagaacagagaggaaaatccTGGAGCAGAGATGTAGCTCAGAAAATCTGGCAGAAGCAGATTCTGTCCTTCCTACATCTGTCTTCTCCACTGTAAGTAAGTATTTGTCTTGAAAGGAGGAATTCTTCCTGACAAGTGGAGAGAATAATCTAGATgtggctttgtttctttttcgGTGCTGTTATTGCAGAGTCTTGCGGACGCGGAACAATAAAGCCAGTAAAAGTCACATGGCAAGAGGATTCACGTTTCCAAGACAGCAGTTCTGAGCGTGATGATGAGCCTGAGACGTGAGAACCTGAAACGGACCAAGAAATGTAAGTTCCATTTCTATTTGCTGTCTACCTGGCTGTAGTAGTTGGATGCTGTGGGAATATTAATAGCAGCGCTCAGGGAAGGGGAAACTGAGATTGCACACCTCTGAGCAATGAAAGTCGTCTTGGAAAACcatttgtgctgcccagagtCAAAACTCGCAGCAGCCCATGTGACATGAAGCTGAATATGAAAAGAGAGACGTTGAGCACAAGAAATTAACTGGCTCATTTTGGTTTGACCAACTCCAAACTGAGTTTGGTCAGAAGCCAAATACACTGtcagttttcttttaagaagaggtttattttttttctagaaggcTCTATTTGGCTACTAGGGAATAAAGCTTTTCAATGTATACCATTTCTCTGAAGCACTACAGTTTTAACTTGCATTCATGGGATTTGATAGTACAATTTTGGATGCTAAAATCCCTTTGTACTTGTCTAGGTTTGTTTCTTTACCGCGCACAGAAGGTGCTAGAGTTGTCTTCTTTGAAGATGATGATGAATGCCTAAGAGGTATGTCAGAATTTCTTCACccccttttgtatttttttaaattcttcctggaattctgtgagGAGGGAAAAATGCTGCCTGCTTAGGAATGTTTTCTAGTCAATTCTTGGCATCCTTACTTGTGCTCAAAATTGTGGTAGAATCCCGTGAGAAAGTCCTGGTAAAATAAAGGCCAAGCAGATTTCtggctttcttctctttcaggtaaTTGCCTACTAGGAATCTGGACTTTTACACCTTACCAAAACATTAGCCCCATGACAGGTTACCTAGACATTTTGGATCCTTTCAGGTATTTATATAATGTTTAactttttcctgtctttctggAGTTACCATTAGGAATTCTGTGTTCTTGTCAGCCACATAGGTCCCTGTGGTTCTTTGTCCTAATGAATCTGGGGTTTTCTCTTCTGAATCCAGGGGATTTTGTatttagaaacaaagaaaacaacaaccaaaGGAAACACACAGAGTCCCCAAAAATTGCAGAGGCCAGCAAAACAATTGCTTGTTATATGTTTTGTAGAATAGAGTCTTAAGACAGGCTTAAATGGTGTGCATTTCTCAAGACTGACTCGATAACGCTGCAGAAATGTATTGCTGTGTTCATACAGTTAGTGCCCCGCACTCTTCCAGACGGTCTGATTTGCAGGGTGTGTTAAAATGGAGAGCTCAGTCCTTAGCATGCCTCAGTTCTGGGGGAAGAGGTGTGATCCTGGTGCTGAGCTTCTAAAGAAACAGCGGCTATTTCACTGCAATTTAGACTGCAGCATGCTGAGgaaaactgctgctgccttttatTGTTCTGCGGACACCAGGCCGCAGTAGGGAACATTTCTGTTGGGAGACAACGTCTGGTGGGGGGCAAGAGAACAGGAAGGATGTGAAGAATTGACTCCTGACTTTATTGCCGTGTTGTCCATGATTGTTAGAAGCAGCGGCACCATCAGCAGTGTTTAAGCCTATTaattggttctttttttttttgcagagggcCCGAAGTTTTTTTGTAGATCAGTAGagttcagtgaagaaaaaggaTTGGGAAGACTGTCGTAGATTATTGCTTGAGGTGAGTATGTCACATCTGTTCCCTGGGAACTGTAGGTGAAAGCTGAGCACGGGGAGGGAATGCAGGTATGAATGGGTGTTGCCGTGCGAGACCAGCTCTGGGCAGGCGCCTGCAGCCAcggcgggaggaggggagaggtggcggctgcttttcccccttcggctctgcgaggctcagttttAGCACGGGAACAGTcgaaatggcgacacggggctcaggtgcaaacacgtgtttattgcAGAAGCGTGTTCCCGAGACACCGGGGCACCGAGCAGGGGTCAGTTATACCCCGTGCCGGGACGGGGTCGGGAACCTCAGCCGTGGCCAGTGGgacgggaggcaggggacaggggcatgGAAACCCCAGAGACCGTGATGGGAAAGGTGGGGGGGGCAGGGACGGACCGcgtggtgaggggaaaggcggaggggcgggggacagggaccggacCGCATGGTGAGAGGGAGGGATAAGGGAACGCAGGGGCGAGACAAGGGACCGCGGGGGGAGGGCGAGTGAGAAGGGGacgcaggacaaagggggaatgcgcgggaaggggggaggggggttgggggggaagaagagaaaattacaaatcctacaaATGGGCATGCAGAATTAATTCAGGACCTCGAGAAGAGCCTGCAACTTTGCAGCTCCCCAGGAAAAGAAGTGTTTTAGTCTACCAGTGTGTATAACATcgtgttgtgttgttttgtccAATCAGGTAAACCACTGCATCTTTGTATGTTACAGGTGCAGCTACTTAACTGTATGTAAAGGATGTATTTAAGAGAAGGAGTGAATTTAGAGACTTCTCCTAATAGTGGATTCAGAAACTTCTCTGAAGAATTTGttagattttcattttttcccgGAATGCTGAAGGAAGCATAGGGACACCAAATAGAAATGCAAGGAAACCAATAAAGTCTTTAGTGAATAAAACGTGCCATGTTTGTTCCTTGAAGAAGTTGCCAAACAATGTTACTTCCAAAACCCTTTCAAAGATCTAAGAGGAAAAAGTATTGCCAAACCCTGTTCGGCAGTGTTTCCAAGCTGGGGGTGATGGCCTTGGGTGCTGGGGAGCCACGGGAAGGCTCCAGTCCTGACTGTCCGGCCAGGCTGGGGCCATtgagctccagctcatccctGGCGGCTCTAAGAGCAAGCAGAAATGGCAAAGGCCCCCAAGACCTGGGCCAGGCCGGACGAGAGCAGAACCCCCGGCTCTCCAGGAGCAGATGGGCTCTGCAAAGCCCgacctgggcactgcccccagcccagggacacgCGGGTGCTTTGCCCAGAGCCGTGCCCATAGCGGCAGAGCTGTCACACCCCAGCTGGCTGTGGTGGGTGTGAGGCTCCAGCAGTGCCCGTGGGTGCCCTGGGCAGcgcatcagcagcagcacaggagctgttggCAGGGCTTTGGGAAGCACAGGGGTCAGCCTCTGCACGGCGACACAGCATgcaggctgcagggcacagagccaatgGCAGCGGGCATGAGCACCTCTGCGGGGCtctttggctgcagcagcatcggccccaagggctgctctgtccctgccggcctgcctggctgatgggcagggctggaggccttGGAGAGCAGGGGCCATTGCGGGCACGGGTGTCCCAAGAGCtgccccctggcccagctgggccccacTTGGGCAGGAAGGAGGCTCCCAGCCGCAgcatggctgagcagctcctgcctccccctgcctctgctctgggctccaCACAACGCctgccacaggagcccctgggcCCGGCTGTGGGAGGGCGGCTTTGCCCTCACCTggctccctggcaccagggcCCTCCTGCCGCCCGTCACACATGGCAGCCGTCAGCGGTGTGTCCCTGTCCAGAAAAGTCTCCTCCAGGTGCTGGTCCTCTCTGTAGAAGAAAGAGGAGGGTGGGGAGTTtgcagcacaggcccagagccacGAGGGCACTactccctgctgagccctgcgtgagccctgctcctgtcctccttctcctcccgtCGTCGCCTCGAGGAACACCGCAGTCTGCTCTGGCTTCTCCTCCGCTGattctgggcagggagaggcaggggaacctgcagcacaggcccagagccccgagctgtggggctcctctggtccctgggcagcagcgtccctgccctgccttctcctcccgTTGTCAGGTCGCACTGACACACGGCCTGAGCCCAGCCTTCCCTTTTGGGGCCAAGGGAAATCTCTGCCCCTGCCTCTGGCTCAGGGTGCTCTGCCGGCAGGTCAGGGAAGGTGATACCCCCAGAGAGAGGCGTGAGCAGTGGAGGAAAGCCTCTCCAGTCTTCCCAAAGGGCACCAAGAAGGAGCCAGGAAACTGCAGGCCTTTCAGCCTCACTCCATCCCCAGAAAGGTGACAGAATAGCTCCTCTTGGATGTCATCTCTAAGCCTGTGGAATAACAGGAAGGGAAAACTGTGGGTGGGCTTACAGCTGTTCTGCAGGTCAAACGACTGAGTtagcagaagaagaaattaataaaatacaagTTTATCCATGGCAAGGAAGAAAGCAAGGCTGTTAACATGGAAACTGATAAACACATTGGGGTTACTTGTAGTTGCCTTAGTGAGCAGCGTGCATGCCTTCATATTTTGTGGTAAACACATTTGCAATGAATTGTTGACATTCAATGCTTTGTaccaataaaatacaataagcTATTGCTTTGTCCATTGAATATCTTGAGCTTTTTTGATGTAACTAATGACATAATATCACACTTTCTTAGGGGTATGAAAACTTGAGAACAACTTGTAATAAAAAAGAAGCCATTGCTGTCACTGCACAGGTGTATGTGTATGTCTTGTGTCCATCTCTACAGCGACAGAAAACCGTGGTTGACCAATctcacagccacctctgctgcaCTGACTGGCTGGGTTtgtgaggggagagcagtggCTGTTTCCTGGAGCTTATTTTAGGTTGGAGTGGCtttgtgtggtggaaaaaattttcttttaatttgtgcttttaaagaaaggcttagaagttttttgttatttggttttaaggtagtttattgtaagttatttaaaagattgtcttcttgGGTAGTTGTGGTTTGCTTAGTAGCTTAGGTAAAGGCACATACATATTTTGATATCTTTTttgacttttgtttttttcttctctccaccCGCCCAGGGttgctgtaattttttatgTGGTACATTttgtgttaaatgtttatagtttttctttaatgcttattacttatattaaatggtgcttttttacCCTAAATTAATTTGTGAGTGTTAACATTACTAAGaatatggaggtaaggaagaagaaaggggGAGGACAGGATAGGCCTAAATCTCTTTATCTTAaaacttttgatttttatgtataaaaCTAACCCCCCCCCGTATAAGACTTAAAATCTTCTTGTATAGcacttaaaattttttctttttactttgtgactaATTTTACTATAATATTTAAGCTTTTGcgactttttgttctttttgtaaGGTCGTTAAATTATTCTATGGTTTAAATCTAAAATGACAGCTGTTTTTAGTTGCCTGCTAGGGTCTTAAATGCTTCTGACTTGGACTTGGAAcgtctaaaaatgtctgagggacattttgagttctgacagctGTTGTCAGCCCggacttcagcaaggctttgTCCCGGCCTCCCATATCACGGTcatggagcagctcagggacagTGGCGTAGAGAAGTGGGCAGTGGAGCTCCAAACACAGAGAGCTGTGAGCTCAGGGGGCCGTGCTGGGGTCAGCCTTGTTTGCCCTATTCCCCAGTGACCTGGCAGAAGTGACGGAGCGCTCCCTCAGCAGATTTGCTGATGGGACGGAAAcgggagcaggggctgataaACCACACGGATGTGCTGCCCTTCAGTGAGACCTGGGCATGCTTGAGAGTTGAGCAGAGAGGGACCTAGAGAAGTTGCACAGAGGAAAGCCTCTAGAAGAGTTTGAAGGTTTGTAATTACCAGGCAACAGAAGTTCTTTAGTATAGAGGCGTGTATAACGTCATTTTGTGATGTCCACTCAGGGAAACCACTGAACCTCTGTATGTTACAGGAGCAGTTCCTTGTATGCATGTAAAAAAGTCTTTGAGACAAACCGTGAATTCAGAAACTTCCCCTAATATTATGTTGGATTTTCACAATTTTCTGGACTGCCTGGTGAAGCGTAAGGATTtcaaaaagaaagtgaaagcaAACCAATAAATCTTGTTTTAGATATCAGAAGCATTCCCTGTTTGTTCCTTGAAGAAGTTGCCAAACAACAAAACTTTTGAAATCCTTCCAAAGATCTAATAGGAAAAAGTATTGGCCAAAGTGTTAATCTGTGTTTCTGAATAGGAACATGCTTTTTGTGTCAATTCCAGGTTTGTAGcagggtttggggctttttgtgtGTGTCCTTTGAATGTGAGTTGCTTTTATACAGGACTTTGAATGATTCGATCATGTACCCAAGAGAACCTTTTACTGTGTCCTGCTGTCCAGTGCTGAACCGGGTTGAGACAGAGCAGGtggctctgtgtctgtgtgcaacgggcaggagcagcacccggagcagcagcagagcagtgcccGATGGCTGCCTCGGGACCTGGCATTTGGCCCTGCACTTGCTGCAGGAGTCCCTGCCCGGGTTCCCTGCTGGCCCAACCTTCGCACCCATCTCAGAACCTGGGTTCCCAAGGGGGTTGCCTCAAGTGGTTGCTAGGAACCTGAGGCCATGGCTGCCCCAGTTTTGGCTGCACGATGCTGATGTCAGAGTGGCCATTGTGACCCGCGCAACCAAGGCCTCCAAAGGGAAGGCTGGGCTCAGGCCGTGTGTCAGTGCGACCTGACAAcgggaggagaaggcagggcagggacgctgctgcccagggaccagaggagccccacagctcggggctctgggcctgtgctgcaggttcccctgcctctccctgcccagaatCAGACGAAGAACAGACAGAGAAGACTGCGGTTTTCCTCGAGGCGACGACGGGAGGAGAAGGCGACAGGAGCAGGGCTCacgcagggctcagcagggagtAGTGCCCTCgtggctctgggcctgtgctgcaaactccccaccctcctctttctcccacagagagagaggaacagcacctggaggagactgTGACGTTTCTGGACAGGGACTCACCGCTGACGGCTGCCATGTGTGACAGGCGGCAGGAGGgccctggtgccagggagccAGGTGAGGGCAAAGCCGCCCTCCCACAGCCGGgcccaggggctcctgtggcagGCGTTGTGTggggcccagagcagaggcagggggaggcaggagctgctcagccatgcTGCGGCTGGgagcctccttcctccccaagtggggcccagctgggccagggggcaGCTCTTGGGACACCCGTGCCGCAATGGCCCCTGCTCTCCaaggcctccagccctgcccatcagccaggcaggccggcagggacagagcagcccttggggccgatgctgctgcagccaaagaGCCCCGCAGAGGTGCTCATGCCCGCTGCcattggctctgtgccctgcagtgtgCATGCTGTGTCGCCGTGCAGAGGCTGACCCGGACGTCTGCAGTGACAAACTGGAGAAGCACGGGCTCTGTGCCCACGTGTACTGCCTGGTGAGTGGCTCCGGGCGCTCCCTCCACCATTGCAATGGGCAGTTCCTGCCTCTCTCTCCTCATCTGctcctcccctctgctgcagtTCTTTGCCACTCTACTTTATGCTCAAGAGGACGAACATGTTGGACTCTTTGGATATCTTCCTCGAGATATCCTAGTTGCAGTGCGGCGGGCGGCACAAAAGGTGAGAGCCTAATGCAAGCAAGGAGATTTGTGCCAGGTGAGGTTTGCCAGAGCTTAGCCCAGACACTTGGAATGGAAGGCCTGCCCTTCAGGCCGCTGTGGGACAAAGtctggctcccagcagctgcacagaggctctggcacaggagcCCCCCTCCTTACACCAGACAGCTCTGTGGGCTGAGACCCAGCAGTGGCCACATCCTGCGCCCTGCCcggagctctggggctgcctggggaggccccgaggctgctgctgatggggttGCTTGGCTCTTTCCAGCGCTGCTGCGTCTGTGGCCAGAGCGGGGCAACCATCATGTGCTGCATGGAGGACTGTGACAGATGGTTCCACCTGCCCTGTGCCAAGGAGGGCGGCTGCGTCACACAGTATATTCCATATTACAGGTACAACCTCCCCACTCCTAGTCACCCCTGGCAGAAGATCCAACATTTCTCACTTTGCCCATCcattttcctccagctcctaCTGCCCTGAGCACTGTCCAAAGCAGGACGTGGAGGCGACTCCAGAGCCGGACACCAATTGCCTCATCTGCTTGGAGCCTGTGGAGGATAGAAAGACTTTCAGAACCTTGGTGTGCCCAGTGTGCAAAAGGGCCTGGTTCCACAGGGACTGCATCCAGGTAGGagccctcccctcagccccagggcacagcaggtgctcagcagcaccagggcctTGCTCACCCTGCTTCTGTttgccctgcagggacaggccatgcGCGCTGGTCTTTTATATTTCCGGTGCCCCCATTGCAGAGACGAGGAGGCATTCCTTGTCGAAATGTTCGCCCTGGGGATCCGAATCCCCTTCAGGTTGGTGTCCTTCTGCC
The Taeniopygia guttata chromosome 12, bTaeGut7.mat, whole genome shotgun sequence DNA segment above includes these coding regions:
- the LOC140684968 gene encoding LOW QUALITY PROTEIN: PHD finger protein 7-like (The sequence of the model RefSeq protein was modified relative to this genomic sequence to represent the inferred CDS: inserted 4 bases in 2 codons); the encoded protein is MCDRRQEGPGAREPVCMLCRRAEADPDVCGDKLEKHGLCAHVYCLFFATLLYAQEDEHVGLFGYLPRDILVAVRRAAQKRCCVCGQSGATIMCCMEDCDRWFHLPCAKEGGCVTQYIPYYSSYCPEHRPEQNVEATPEPDTNCLICLEPVEDRKTFRTLVCPVCKGAWFHRDCIQVGALXPQPQGTAGAQHHQGXLLTLLLFALQGQAMREGLLYFRCPYCRVEEAFLVEMFALGIRIPFRLPTWEDNDAFADLGERHSRCNARDCLYPGGREEAEEEGPWELLLCSSCAAEGTHRRCSGLRNSVQSWECDSCAGVETGMRQSTRCPWAGLQR